The following coding sequences lie in one Zingiber officinale cultivar Zhangliang chromosome 2B, Zo_v1.1, whole genome shotgun sequence genomic window:
- the LOC122046921 gene encoding protein OBERON 4-like, which produces MKRRRSSAHEERLKDCTGEKLSWEDFPRRGRQPDRSSSHRRLSYSRPDGAWKPGEFSYDQGYDEEPALRRRYGHDSERFDRRKGYDRHGDRRTLALSTRGSYGSERMHRTESFSGIRREFPKGSRSDRDRPRGEGCGSWSSWRSRSSKDLSGQEVRKSPSIYSDLAGRRSHAAPSDDHRKKVNSRDSSSVEQWRKEETRAGKRSREIGSEMEEGELEPEAGNVEPPSIGSKSAAMLGSDYCENRDSVNNSTHGEVSRKQELLSEAMRLDADDNVVIGEGKEGKLANSLIYDGNATAEVNDDQSDVVKKMAQDRWDGEGSAEDANEDKGIEGELCRTNPEVCNEGSLCLQLEDEDLVHNHREQAVDEEARAMASPTHHIQEENPEVNKEENKYDEDKVDVMQKHEMVCFISPLQEEKPMEEAQCNAATLEIIENAGKVETKIVHATDNGQDREAEAVIQTTHDTGTQLEVIEKEQSFFDLETHLNDSVIHNDDKLAILMLSRDQSSEMHLDKDKNLAISHSTKPDILDNGDSLEGPRRRGLELVFPSKPNQEENSHSSSKDAGNIAVKELKSEPLDLSLSLPGGFSYHSKPKHENSSCAEGIKSLSSALRTKSDEFGTSISFASSQTVLHGPSSVTQNSPFLQDNSVGSHATSGGVNQILSRTTLQAHTSRNIKKNRSGPPFHSVQMNVNSSHTSFLSMSDPHSFKPNSLFRPSSLPRQTSPTNSHDSHDSRSQPTKEIGQVAVERSSGTNQWNGEQLLLNGLSATEKIVYKIVSQPLYLNGRMLQEMSEHSVAYLKESICEMLTNEDKTSLLHLFQEALQRSDMIIETLRDCPQVLLEILVTIKTGCLDFIQKTNSLPSSSLIEIFLNLKCQNLSCGSLLPVDNCDCKMCIKKVGFCSACMCLVCSNFDNASNTCSWVGCDMCLHWCHTDCGLRDFHIRNGHISLGEGFSEMQFHCFACGHPSEMFGFVKEVFLTCAKDWKAETLAKELQYVSRIFSASNDARDRRLHELADQMLLNLENNVNHSEVLSQVMAFLSESGFSIKNNPLLFTPTKAKNEAIQNNARSCPERLQSFTLENACVFENRGLISITEFDQTGRKAGETAVSLKKALAVDELERIIKFKEAEAKMYQQHADDARNEAVSLRHIVMARSLKIDEDYANQIEKLRLGESEERRREKLNQLQATEKTHQEYCNMKMRMEAGMKNLLLKMEATRQNLNV; this is translated from the exons ATGAAGCGTCGGAGATCGTCGGCGCACGAGGAACGCTTGAAGGACTGTACAGGCGAGAAATTGAGCTGGGAGGACTTTCCGCGGAGGGGTCGCCAGCCGGACCGCTCCTCCTCCCACCGGCGCCTGTCCTACTCGAGGCCGGACGGCGCCTGGAAGCCCGGAGAGTTTTCATACGATCAGGGATACGATGAGGAGCCGGCGCTCCGTAGGCGGTATGGCCACGACTCGGAGCGCTTCGACCGTCGGAAAGGCTACGATCGACACGGCGATCGGCGGACGCTGGCCTTGTCGACGCGGGGCTCGTACGGAAGCGAGCGGATGCACCGAACGGAGAGCTTCTCGGGGATAAGGAGGGAGTTTCCCAAGGGCTCCAGGTCGGACCGGGACCGGCCGAGGGGAGAGGGCTGTGGGAGCTGGTCGTCTTGGAGGTCGAGAAGTTCCAAGGACCTCTCTGGCCAGGAGGTGCGGAAATCTCCGTCGATCTATTCAGATTTGGCTGGGAGACGGAGCCATGCCGCGCCTTCTGATGATCACAGAAAGAAAGTGAATTCTAGGGACTCCTCCAGCGTGGAACAGTGGAGGAAAGAAGAGACGAGGGCAGGAAAGCGGAGCAGAGAGATTGGTAGCGAGATGGAAGAGGGCGAGCTCGAACCAGAAGCAGGGAACGTAGAGCCACCATCTATTGGTAGCAAGTCAGCTGCAATGTTGGGTTCTGATTACTGCGAGAACAGAGATTCAGTGAACAATAGTACACATGGAGAAGTTTCGCGGAAACAAGAATTACTATCTGAAGCAATGAGGTTGGATGCTGATGATAATGTTGTTATTGGTGAAGGAAAAGAAGGAAAATTGGCAAATTCCCTAATCTATGATGGTAATGCAACTGCTGAGGTAAATGATGATCAGTCTGATGTTGTTAAGAAGATGGCTCAGGATAGATGGGATGGAGAAGGAAGTGCCGAAGATGCTAATGAGGATAAAGGAATAGAGGGTGAGTTGTGCAGGACAAATCCAGAGGTCTGTAACGAAGGAAGCTTATGTTTACAGTTGGAAGATGAGGATTTGGTACACAATCACCGGGAGCAGGCTGTTGACGAAGAAGCTCGTGCGATGGCATCTCCTACTCACCACATTCAGGAAGAAAATCCagaagtcaacaaagaagaaaacaaataTGATGAAGATAAAGTTGATGTCATGCAGAAGCATGAGATGGTATGTTTTATTTCCCCATTGCAGGAGGAGAAGCCAATGGAAGAAGCCCAATGCAATGCTGCTACACTTGAAATCATTGAAAATGCAGGTAAAGTTGAAACCAAAATTGTGCATGCGACAGATAATGGACAAGATAGGGAAGCTGAAGCTGTAATTCAAACGACGCATGATACAGGCACACAGCTTGAAGTCATAGAAAAAGAACAATCCTTTTTTGATCTGGAGACTCATCTTAATGATTCTGTTATCCATAATGATGACAAGTTAGCAATATTGATGCTTAGCAGGGACCAGTCTTCAGAGATGCACCTGGACAAAGACAAAAACCTTGCAATTTCTCACTCGACTAAACCTGATATTTTGGATAATGGTGATTCCCTTGAAGGTCCTAGAAGAAGGGGTTTGGAGTTGGTCTTCCCATCCAAGCCGAACCAGGAGGAGAATTCACATTCTAGCAGTAAGGATGCTGGCAATATTGCAGTTAAAGAGCTCAAAAGTGAGCCTCTggacctttctctttctcttcctggTGGATTTTCATATCATTCCAAGCCAAAGCATGAGAACTCAAGCTGTGCTGAGGGCATAAAGTCATTGTCATCCGCATTGAGAACAAAGTCAGATGAATTTGGAACTTCAATCTCATTTGCAAGCTCCCAAACTGTTCTCCATGGTCCCAGTTCTGTTACTCAGAATTCACCATTCCTTCAAGATAATTCAGTTGGTAGCCATGCTACCTCTGGAGGGGTGAATCAAATTTTAAGTAGGACAACATTGCAAGCTCACACTTCAAGGAACATTAAGAAGAATAGATCTGGCCCACCTTTCCATAGTGTACAGATGAATGTAAACTCTTCAcatacttcatttctttcaatgAGTGATCCACATAGCTTTAAGCCTAATAGCCTATTCCGACCATCAAGCCTTCCACGACAAACCTCCCCAACAAACAGCCATGATTCTCATGATTCTAGATCTCAACCTACCAAGGAGATCGGTCAAGTGGCTGTGGAGAGAAGCAGTGGTACTAATCAATGGAATGGTGAGCAGCTCTTACTTAATGGATTAAGTGCCACCGAGAAGATTGTCTACAAGATTGTGTCTCAACCTTTGTATCTGAATGGTAGAATGCTTCAAGAAATGTCAGAACATTCAGTAGCTTACTTGAAGGAAAGTATTTGTGAGATGCTGACTAACGAAGATAAAACCAGCCTGCTGCATTTATTCCAGGAGGCACTTCAAAGGTCTGACATGATCATCGAAACGCTGAGAGATTGCCCACAAGTCCTTCTAGAAATCCTGGTGACCATAAAAACAGGTTGTCTTGATTTTATTCAGAAAACAAATAGCTTGCCATCCTCTAGTTTGATTGAGATCTTCCTGAATTTGAAATGCCAGAATCTTTCTTGTGGGAGTTTGTTGCCCGTGGATAATTGTGACTGCAAGATGTGCATAAAGAAAGTTGGATTCTGCAGTGCTTGCATGTGTCTTGTGTGTTCCAACTTTGACAATGCATCAAATACATGTAGTTGGGTTGGTTGCGACATGTGTCTCCATTGGTGCCATACAGATTGTGGATTGCGTGATTTTCATATTAGAAATGGGCATATATCTCTAGGAGAAGGATTTTCTGAAATGCAGTTTCATTGTTTTGCTTGTGGCCATCCTTCGGAGATGTTTGGCTTTGTTAAGGAAGTTTTTCTTACATGTGCCAAGGATTGGAAAGCAGAAACCCTAGCTAAGGAACTACAATATGTCAGCAGGATCTTCTCTGCCAGTAATGATGCTCGGGATAGAAGATTACATGAGTTAGCTGATCAGATGCTGCTGAATCTGGAGAACAACGTCAATCATTCTGAAGTTCTTAGTCAGGTCATGGCATTTCTTTCAG AGAGTGGATTTAGCATCAAAAACAATCCTTTACTCTTTACACCTACTAAAGCCAAAAATGAGGCTATCCAAAACAATGCTAGATCTTGCCCAGAGCGATTGCAATCTTTCACGTTGGAAAACGCCTGTGTTTTTGAAAATAGAGGTCTTATATCTATCACAGAATTTGACCAGACTGGTAGGAAAGCTGGTGAAACAGCAGTGAGTCTAAAAAAGGCGCTGGCAGTTGATGAACTGGAGAGGATCATAAAGTTCAAAGAAGCTGAGGCCAAAATGTACCAACAGCATGCTGATGATGCAAGGAATGAAGCCGTGAGTCTAAGACACATTGTAATGGCTAGGAGTTTGAAAATTGATGAAGACTATGCAAATCAAATTGAAAAATTACGACTAGGCGAGTCAGAGGAAAGACGTAGAGAAAAGCTTAACCAACTACAAGCTACTGAAAAGACTCATCAGGAGTATTGCAATATGAAGATGCGGATGGAAGCTGGTATGAAAAATCTATTGCTGAAAATGGAAGCAACAAGACAGAACCTGAATGTATAA